A section of the Plutella xylostella chromosome 18, ilPluXylo3.1, whole genome shotgun sequence genome encodes:
- the LOC105392963 gene encoding uncharacterized protein LOC105392963 has translation MINTIFITMCLITAAVAQSNGEFWWLNDHVKKLHGADIPPAKFEQLNQYDNDENDKVVFGNDIEIKEHKLARERNKSDVIELHFPHPDKLVSPQHVNNNESIGNYELNSSNAMKYRVNVTERHNDEFRFHFPDDSEIWNDNNNNSSQLIDAAPTDVNEEIHFEPSEEEIGYAESICSYLEEKQCGQKDGFIYKDTKRSKKPELPSNKKQLVCCILPLKVKPKKPSLVFPETRARIVFRYKRSNTDDRALNQRKNILDRRFYSQYQNFIPITQSHVTKRIVTHDDDYDDPYANIKNIAFKTPVTPYKKRPFTTSTFGYNDYDDTSEDYADELPKPGLIGLYSDHGNPGSWMFVNNDDDDDNVGDEYDDFGYGASVSTVDPRLDRLGPKPTQIPNRRKTPSKYTSTSEETDYRSGSETISYQSNPDFKLLQGFKLLNLVRNKSRIYTKNSRKSSTESVVSEDGPESLLDNVGGDTTSTDFEDLHDLDKQVFKECGKVSKQKVYTGRLDV, from the exons atgataaatacaattttcatAACGATGTGCCTCATCACAGCCGCAGTCGCACAGTCGAACGGTGAATTCTGGTGGCTCAACGATCACGTCAAAAAGCTACACGGAGCAGACATCCCGCCGGCCAAGTTCGAACAACTCAATCAATACGACAACGATGAAAATGATAAAGTGGTGTTCGGTAATGATATAGAAATCAAAGAACACAAATTAGCCAGGGAAAGAAATAAGAGTGACGTTATTGAGCTCCACTTTCCTCATCCGGATAAATTGGTTTCGCCACAACATGTGAATAACAATGAAAGTATTGGTAATTATGAACTGAACAGTAGTAACGCTATGAAGTATCGTGTGAATGTAACTGAAAGACATAATGATGAATTCAGATTTCACTTTCCTGATGATTCCGAAATATGGAATGATAATAACAACAATTCAAGCCAACTTATAGATGCCGCTCCAACTGATGTTAATGAAGAAATACATTTTGAGCCCAGTGAAGAGGAAATTGGATATGCTGAAAGCATTTGTTCGTATTTAGAAGAAAAACAGTGTGGACAAAAAGATggatttatttacaaagataCAAAACG GTCAAAAAAGCCTGAATTACCCTccaacaaaaaacaactgGTTTGTTGCATCCTACCACTGAAAGTAAAACCGAAAAAGCCAAGTCTAGTATTTCCTGAAACGCGGGCTAGGATTGTATTCCGATATAAACGCTCCAATACTGATGACCGGGCCCTGAATCAGAGAAAAAACATTCTCGATCGGAGGTTCTATTCACAATACCAAAACTTCATTCCGATTACccaaagtcacgtgaccaaaagaATAGTAACCCATGATGATGACTATGACGATCCTTAtgcaaatattaaaaacatcgCTTTCAAAACCCCGGTAACTCCATATAAGAAAAGGCCTTTTACTACATCAACTTTCGGCTACAATGACTATGATGATACTTCCGAAGATTATGCCGATGAACTGCCCAAGCCTGGACTTATAGGATTATATTCCGATCACGGGAATCCAGGATCTTGGATGTTTGTGAAtaacgatgatgatgatgataacgtTGGAGATGAATATGATGATTTTGGATATGGGGCTTCAGTTTCTACAGTAGACCCGCGATTAG atcggctaggacctaaacctaccCAGATTCCCAACAGACGCAAGACACCATCAAAGTATACAAGTACATCCGAAGAAACCGATTACCGATCTGGCAGTGAAACAATTAGTTATCAGTCGAATCCAGACTTTAAACTTCTGCAAGGCTTCAAGCTTTTAAACTTAGTAAGGAATAAAAGTCggatctatacaaagaatTCAAGAAAGTCATCCACGGAAAGTGTAGTAAGTGAAGATGGTCCGGAATCTTTGCTAGACAATGTTGGAGGTGACACAACTTCAACAGACTTTGAAGATTTGCATGATCTGGACAAGCAAGTGTTCAAAGAATGTGGAAAAGTTTCTAAGCAGAAAGTTTACACTGGTAGGTTGGATGTCTAA
- the LOC105392954 gene encoding uncharacterized protein LOC105392954, with translation MSNFKEQVMQLLVGIRNVSFIKRSCCELDSVCGFPLRQGVLLVAVSTIVLSFVIICATGLSEFLTEESTDMKRRMVIGHTMIFSLVAISFSLYQIVISALLFWQAKYTPGNIFLCSLWYTSHVAMLVVYSLLYFTRVIVYCLARWHFYAVLCTGVAATHIGVFTYFCVIVNSFLHSLNMERFL, from the exons ATGTCTAATTTTAAGGAGCAGGTTATGCAATTACTTGTAGGAATACGAAATGTTTCATTCATAAAACGATCATGTTGCGAGCTCGACTCAGTGTGTGGCTTTCCTCTGAGGCAGGGTGTTTTATTAGTAGCTGTATCCACTATT GTATTATCGTTTGTGATAATCTGCGCCACTGGTCTCAGCGAGTTCCTCACGGAAGAGTCGACGGATATGAAACGCAGAATGGTGATCGGTCACACGATGATCTTCAGCCTCGTGGCGATCTCGTTCTCGCTGTATCAGATCGTTATCTCCGCTCTGTTATTTTGGCAAGCTAAATAT ACCCCAGGAAACATATTCCTGTGCTCCCTCTGGTACACGTCGCACGTGGCCATGCTGGTGGTCTACTCTCTGCTGTACTTCACGAGGGTGATCGTGTACTGCCTGGCAAGGTGGCATTTCTACGCGGTCCTGTGTACCGGGGTCGCGGCCACGCATATCG gtgTTTTCACATATTTCTGCGTCATAGTCAACAGTTTTTTACATTCTTTAAATATGGAAAGATTTTTATAA